A genome region from Anopheles stephensi strain Indian chromosome 2, UCI_ANSTEP_V1.0, whole genome shotgun sequence includes the following:
- the LOC118506548 gene encoding probable sphingolipid transporter spinster homolog 3 codes for MQSSMMEKLSFLYKPYVLAVLTIGYISGELGHYLIGVTSKATAIELDYGDQACQQNHTDFLRHELPAQCAEFIIEHECHQQHINGTVYCEWNYNGLGLEYQLLAGPSFIAVFTVMGVVLGVAADRYNRVRMLFVCTLVFAVAILLQGTVKEYWHLILLRMVMAAGEAGCNPLATGIMSDIFPESKRALVMAIFNWGIYGGYGIAFPVGRYITKLDIGGLGWRICYYGTGVLALIMAVLTGTTLREPERQSIGEDAAGKVKVNLWKVLLQPRVLLLMFAASIRHSGGMTFAYNADLYYNIYFPDVDLGWWLFAVTIGIGSIGVVVGGIVSDKFVAKMGIRSRVACLAVSQLLATPFAFGSVYFEPLWAMITLGISYFFAEMWFGIVFAVLVEIVPLQVRSTTIGVFLFVMNNIGGNLPILVDPLAKAIGYRGSVMFFYAGFYGISTLLFFITMFFMDGPKPAASAPSIGHDPTSHANHVEMGHENNTFQPDDYLPSPHTNGANGHRNIVSVRPSESSRL; via the exons ATGCAGTCCTCGATGATGGAGAAGCTGAGCTTCCTGTACAAACCGTACGTGCTGGCGGTGCTGACGATCGGTTACATTTCCGGCGAGCTTGGCCACTACCTGATCGGTGTCACCTCGAAGGCGACGGCCATCGAGCTGGACTATGGTGACCAGGCGTGCCAGCAGAACCACACCGACTTTCTGCGCCACGAGCTGCCGGCACAGTGTGCCGAATTTATCATCGAACATGA atgccaccagcagcacataAACGGTACAGTTTACTGCGAGTGGAACTACAATGGACTTGGGCTGGAGTATCAGCTGCTCGCCGGTCCGAGCTTCATTGCCGTGTTTACGGTGATGGGCGTCGTGCTGGGTGTGGCCGCCGATCGGTACAACCGCGTCCGGATGCTGTTCGTGTGTACGCTCGTGTTTGCCGTGGCCATCCTGCTGCAGGGTACGGTCAAGGAGTACTGGCATTTGATACTGCTGCGCATGGTGATGGCGGCAGGGGAAGCCGGCTGCAATCCGCTCGCCACCGGCATCATGTCCGACATCTTCCCCGAAAGCAAGCGGGCACTCGTGATGGCCATCTTTAACTGGGGTATCTACGGTGGGTACGGTATTGCGTTCCCGGTCGGCCGTTACATCACCAAGCTGGACATCGGTGGACTG ggCTGGCGCATATGTTACTACGGTACGGGAGTGCTCGCGCTCATTATGGCCGTACTGACCGGTACGACTTTGCGCGAGCCGGAACGCCAAAGCATCGGCGAGGATGCGGCCGGTAAGGTGAAGGTGAACCTGTGGAAAGTGTTGTTGCAGCCGCGCGTACTGCTGCTCATGTTTGCCGCCTCGATCCGCCACTCCGGCGGTATGACGTTCGCGTACAACGCCGATCTCTACTACAACATCTACTTCCCGGACGTCGATCTTGGCTGGTGGCTGTTTGCCGTGACGATCGGCATCGGTAGCATCGGGGTGGTAGTTGGCGGTATCGTGTCGGACAAGTTCGTCGCCAAGATGGGTATCCGATCGCGGGTGGCCTGTTTGGCGGTTAGTCAGCTGTTGGCCACACCGTTCGCATTCGGTTCCGTTTACTTTGAACCGCTCTGGGCGATGATTACGCTCGGCATCAGTTACTTCTTCG CTGAGATGTGGTTCGGTATCGTGTTTGCCGTGCTGGTGGAAATCGTGCCGCTGCAGGTCCGCTCCACTACCATCGGTGTGTTCCTGTTCGTGATGAACAACATCGGTGGCAACCTGCCAATTCTGGTCGATCCGCTCGCCAAGGCCATCGGTTACCGTGGCTCGGTGATGTTCTTCTACGCCGGATTCTACGGCATCAGTACGCTGCTGTTCTTCATCACCATGTTCTTCATGGACGGGCCGAAGCCGGCCGCATCGGCCCCATCCATCGGGCACGATCCGACCAGCCACGCTAACCATGTCGAAATGGGCCACGAAAACAATACCTTCCAGCCGGACGATTATCTACCCTCGCCGCACACGAACGGTGCGAATGGGCACCGTAACATAGTCAGCGTCCGGCCATCGGAAAGCAGCCGTCTTTGA